A single Crateriforma conspicua DNA region contains:
- a CDS encoding efflux RND transporter permease subunit, producing MNLSALSVKYRPIVFSLIILMMVWGTITFFTMPRREDPEFTIRVCVVTTSWAGAPAEKVEELVTDKLEEKIVSLEEVETIRSTSKTGQSIIFVELNDDIHPSDIQNVWDKVRARVEQAEMPEDSVEPVVNDEFGDTAVLLLAVHQKPLEGDDDIPPENRYTPRQLEQFAELIEDELRLLSGVAKVEKFGIQKEAVYIQTDLGNWAQQSLTTSRLKRLASERNIIKPGGQLSTDDGFFTVKPGGEFDAIDEIRQIASVVRSDKDGDEGNSVTLSNLGLTVQRSYEDPPAYLCRFGNRDYATTAVTVAVTMQSGSNIIDICQRSLQRVDELTEIEQRLPPDVVATAISNQAINVESKISDVIVNVIEAILIVVLVVYLVVGARTSLVMAANIPVVVITSVAMISMMHVQLEQISLAAIIISLGLLVDNAVQVCDQARSNQIAGLPPFRAAVEGANTLAIPMLVGTLTTMAAFIPMLYALKGGAREYVYSLPVTVATTLGISWLMAMTFCVVLAGLFIRAPKNHAPASPPIRWYMLLRNRLPETLRRLFPQPSTAGESTIQRLYGRSLKFALQYKWSTLIFTLMASMTVFMLPVSSEFFPEAARDQFAVEVELPETATIQQTDAITREVEDVIRRLSPVSPDQQIGERRERLSVMRTLVGGGGSRWNLTWEPEPQNRCYAEILVQTTNWQYTADFVEEVRIACHQGRPDLGIEPIVGARVVPRKLALGPPADPLTFRIIGNGFADPAMLRSISNRVKAMVRQQPETWNVHDSWGTNGYQIQVDVDRDRATLAGVTNAQIAETLNSYYSGLKLTTFREGDHQVPIYFRLRPEGRQSVRGLQESFVEGDAGKVPLESLADFRFSWQPERIERRNMNRTIEVSSRVLPGVPGNDIVLRVWHSDAMKKLKDELPAGYDIEPGGAYEESIESGGQMLQSFGWSFVLIVLCLVFQYNGWAKPSMVLCTLPMALVGAYLGLALTNNTLGFMPQLGILALCGIVLNTAIIYIEFADILIREHFASSSKPDAEQKIDHDVFHQCLIDAGKQRMLPIFLTTATTVGGLLPLAISGGPLWVGLAWCMISGLILTTFLTLYVLPALYAVLVETFGIRPVPVESTELDTVATSALPQPS from the coding sequence GTGAATCTGTCTGCGTTATCGGTCAAATACCGTCCAATCGTCTTTTCGCTGATCATCTTGATGATGGTCTGGGGGACGATCACGTTTTTCACGATGCCACGTCGCGAGGACCCCGAGTTCACCATTCGTGTTTGCGTGGTCACGACCAGTTGGGCGGGTGCACCGGCCGAAAAGGTCGAAGAACTGGTCACCGACAAACTGGAAGAGAAGATCGTCAGCTTGGAGGAGGTCGAAACGATTCGATCGACATCCAAAACGGGCCAGTCGATCATCTTCGTTGAATTGAACGACGACATTCACCCGTCAGATATCCAAAACGTTTGGGACAAAGTTCGCGCTCGGGTGGAACAGGCCGAAATGCCGGAGGACTCCGTCGAACCTGTCGTCAACGACGAGTTCGGTGACACGGCGGTTCTGCTACTGGCCGTCCACCAAAAACCGCTTGAAGGTGATGACGACATTCCGCCGGAAAACCGTTATACACCGCGTCAGTTGGAACAATTTGCCGAGCTGATCGAAGACGAATTACGGTTGCTGTCCGGTGTGGCCAAAGTCGAAAAATTCGGCATCCAGAAGGAAGCGGTTTATATCCAAACGGATCTGGGAAATTGGGCCCAGCAATCGTTGACCACATCACGATTGAAGCGGTTGGCGTCGGAGCGGAACATCATCAAGCCCGGCGGGCAACTATCCACCGACGATGGTTTTTTCACCGTCAAACCGGGCGGCGAGTTTGACGCAATAGACGAAATTCGACAAATCGCCAGTGTCGTGCGAAGCGACAAGGATGGCGATGAAGGCAACAGCGTCACGCTGTCCAATCTGGGACTGACCGTTCAACGATCCTATGAGGATCCGCCGGCGTATCTTTGCCGATTCGGCAATCGTGATTATGCGACCACGGCGGTAACGGTAGCGGTCACGATGCAATCGGGGTCAAACATCATCGACATTTGCCAGCGCAGCCTGCAACGCGTCGACGAACTGACGGAGATCGAACAACGATTGCCCCCGGACGTGGTGGCGACCGCCATTTCCAACCAAGCGATCAATGTCGAATCGAAAATCTCCGACGTCATCGTCAACGTGATCGAAGCGATCCTGATCGTGGTGCTGGTCGTCTATCTAGTGGTCGGGGCACGAACCTCACTGGTGATGGCGGCGAACATCCCTGTCGTCGTGATCACATCCGTGGCGATGATTTCGATGATGCATGTCCAGCTGGAACAGATTTCTCTGGCTGCCATCATCATTTCGTTGGGGCTGTTGGTCGACAACGCGGTTCAGGTTTGTGACCAGGCAAGATCCAATCAGATCGCCGGGCTGCCACCATTTCGTGCGGCCGTCGAAGGCGCCAACACGCTGGCGATTCCCATGTTGGTCGGAACGCTAACAACAATGGCGGCGTTCATTCCGATGCTGTACGCATTGAAGGGCGGGGCCCGCGAATATGTGTACAGTTTGCCGGTGACGGTGGCGACGACGCTGGGAATCAGTTGGCTGATGGCCATGACGTTCTGCGTGGTCTTGGCGGGGCTATTCATTCGAGCACCGAAAAATCACGCGCCCGCATCGCCACCCATTCGTTGGTACATGCTGCTGCGGAACCGATTGCCGGAAACACTGCGGCGTCTTTTCCCCCAACCATCGACTGCCGGCGAATCGACGATCCAACGTTTGTATGGCCGTTCGCTGAAGTTTGCGCTGCAATACAAATGGTCGACATTGATTTTCACGCTGATGGCCAGCATGACCGTCTTCATGTTGCCGGTCAGTTCCGAATTTTTCCCGGAGGCGGCACGCGACCAATTTGCGGTCGAAGTCGAGTTGCCCGAAACGGCCACGATTCAGCAAACCGATGCGATCACTCGTGAAGTCGAAGACGTCATTCGACGGCTAAGTCCCGTGTCGCCCGACCAACAGATCGGCGAACGACGGGAACGCTTGAGTGTCATGCGAACGTTGGTCGGCGGTGGGGGATCGCGTTGGAATTTGACATGGGAACCGGAACCTCAGAACCGATGCTATGCCGAGATCCTGGTTCAAACGACAAACTGGCAATACACGGCAGATTTTGTGGAAGAAGTCCGCATTGCCTGTCATCAAGGTCGCCCCGACTTGGGCATCGAACCCATCGTCGGCGCCCGAGTGGTGCCGCGAAAGCTCGCGCTCGGGCCACCGGCGGATCCGTTGACCTTCCGGATTATCGGAAATGGATTCGCCGATCCGGCGATGCTGCGAAGCATCAGCAACCGGGTCAAGGCAATGGTCAGGCAACAACCGGAAACCTGGAACGTTCACGATTCGTGGGGAACCAACGGGTACCAGATTCAGGTGGATGTCGATCGTGACCGAGCCACCTTGGCGGGAGTGACCAATGCCCAGATCGCCGAAACGTTGAACAGCTATTACTCCGGATTGAAACTGACCACGTTTCGCGAAGGCGATCACCAAGTCCCGATCTACTTCCGTTTGCGACCGGAGGGTCGACAGTCGGTCCGCGGCCTACAGGAATCTTTTGTCGAAGGCGACGCCGGAAAGGTGCCGCTGGAATCATTGGCCGACTTTCGGTTCTCCTGGCAACCCGAAAGGATCGAACGGCGGAACATGAACCGGACGATCGAGGTTTCGTCACGTGTGCTGCCCGGGGTGCCGGGTAACGACATCGTGCTGCGTGTGTGGCACAGCGATGCGATGAAAAAGTTGAAGGACGAATTGCCGGCCGGTTATGACATCGAACCTGGTGGTGCCTATGAAGAAAGCATCGAATCGGGCGGCCAGATGTTGCAGTCGTTCGGTTGGTCGTTCGTGCTGATCGTGTTGTGCCTGGTGTTCCAGTACAACGGCTGGGCAAAGCCATCGATGGTTTTATGCACCCTGCCGATGGCGTTGGTCGGGGCTTACCTTGGCTTGGCGTTGACCAACAACACCTTAGGGTTCATGCCGCAATTGGGCATCCTGGCGTTGTGCGGGATCGTGTTGAACACGGCGATCATCTATATCGAGTTTGCCGACATTCTGATTCGAGAACACTTTGCGTCTTCGTCAAAGCCCGATGCCGAACAGAAGATCGACCACGACGTTTTTCATCAGTGTCTGATCGATGCTGGCAAACAACGGATGCTGCCAATTTTCTTGACCACCGCGACGACCGTTGGCGGTTTGTTGCCGTTGGCTATTTCGGGCGGACCGCTTTGGGTGGGCTTGGCCTGGTGCATGATCAGCGGACTGATTTTGACGACATTCCTGACGCTGTACGTCTTGCCCGCTTTGTATGCGGTCCTGGTCGAAACCTTTGGAATCCGCCCGGTCCCGGTGGAGTCCACGGAACTGGACACCGTGGCGACGTCCGCGTTGCCGCAACCGTCGTGA
- a CDS encoding sulfatase family protein, with product MILRPKVCLYTLVLLSLSTGLLWPSATSTQAQDASSPNFVVFIADDAAWDDFGTYGNETIRTPNIDALAENGLRFDRAYLTCSSCSPSRCSILTSRYPHATGAGELHLPLPADQVMVTTPLREAGYHTVAAGKWHLGNDAKSQFDRVLDTNGGPGNNGRWVEAVTDRPADQPFFAWLASSDPHRGYQPGAVDPPHDPANVRVPAIFPDTPAVREDIALYYDEISRFDQYIGKVVQTLDRQGVLDNTVVFVISDNGRPFPHCKTRVNVDGVRTPLVVHWPAGLKATGSTQSLVSVIDLVATMVDLAGVDRPSTFQGVSIRPILNDSDATVRRFAFAEHNWHDYRARERAVITQDHLMIRNDLPELPATPPADGVRSATYQEMQRLRREGRLTGPPTDVFVIPRPRLALYDVAADPHCLDNLYDRPAIESVQQSLRSALDAFADLTADHFDGNAEGLTPDGFDRETGLRLPANQRSSGSKRKKPAAK from the coding sequence ATGATCTTGCGCCCCAAGGTTTGCTTGTACACGCTCGTTTTGTTGTCTTTGTCCACCGGATTGCTTTGGCCCAGTGCGACATCGACACAGGCACAAGACGCTTCATCGCCCAACTTTGTGGTCTTCATCGCCGATGATGCCGCCTGGGACGACTTCGGTACCTACGGCAACGAAACGATCCGAACGCCCAACATTGATGCGCTGGCGGAGAACGGCCTGCGGTTCGACCGCGCCTATTTGACGTGTTCGTCGTGCAGCCCCAGTCGCTGTTCCATCCTGACCAGCCGATACCCACATGCGACCGGCGCGGGCGAACTTCACCTTCCTTTGCCGGCCGATCAAGTGATGGTCACCACACCACTTCGGGAAGCCGGCTATCACACCGTCGCCGCCGGAAAGTGGCATCTGGGAAACGATGCCAAATCGCAGTTTGATCGTGTCTTGGATACCAATGGTGGCCCCGGCAACAACGGTCGCTGGGTCGAAGCGGTTACCGATCGTCCGGCGGACCAGCCCTTCTTTGCGTGGTTGGCCAGCAGCGACCCACACCGCGGGTATCAGCCCGGCGCCGTGGATCCGCCACACGATCCGGCCAACGTTCGCGTCCCCGCAATTTTTCCCGACACCCCAGCCGTTCGCGAAGACATCGCGTTGTACTACGACGAGATCAGCCGTTTCGACCAGTACATCGGCAAGGTGGTTCAAACCCTGGACCGGCAAGGCGTGCTGGACAACACCGTGGTGTTTGTCATCAGCGACAACGGCCGTCCGTTCCCGCACTGCAAGACGCGTGTCAACGTCGACGGCGTGCGGACACCGCTCGTGGTCCACTGGCCGGCCGGACTGAAAGCCACAGGATCAACCCAAAGTCTTGTCAGTGTGATCGATCTGGTCGCGACCATGGTGGATTTGGCAGGCGTCGACCGACCGTCGACCTTCCAGGGCGTATCAATCCGCCCAATCCTGAACGACTCCGATGCAACGGTTCGTCGCTTTGCGTTTGCCGAACATAACTGGCACGATTATCGGGCACGAGAACGAGCCGTGATCACGCAGGACCACCTGATGATCCGCAACGACCTGCCCGAGTTGCCCGCGACACCGCCGGCGGACGGGGTTCGCAGCGCCACATACCAGGAAATGCAGCGACTGCGACGCGAAGGTCGCCTGACGGGACCGCCCACCGACGTTTTCGTGATCCCGCGACCACGTCTTGCCCTGTACGACGTCGCCGCCGATCCGCATTGCTTGGATAATCTGTACGATCGCCCGGCCATTGAATCGGTGCAGCAATCATTGCGATCGGCGTTAGACGCCTTTGCCGACCTGACCGCCGACCATTTTGACGGCAACGCCGAAGGTCTGACGCCAGACGGATTTGATCGCGAAACCGGACTTCGGTTACCCGCCAATCAGCGATCATCTGGCAGCAAGCGCAAGAAGCCCGCCGCAAAGTAG
- a CDS encoding TetR/AcrR family transcriptional regulator produces MAEKLTDRKRRSVVEAAVKEFQRRGFDNTSMDQIAATAGVSKRTVYNHFSGKEDLFAVIIERIAELADVIPEFEFESKKSAESQLRAIGDNIFAAIGEPEFQDLARVVLSRLMNAPHASGALEKTTNAITMQLTQWFADAKNAGMLNVPRPKVASSQFIGMLMEYEFWPRLIGVNKQVHQVSPKTYVRDCARVIANAYGPES; encoded by the coding sequence ATGGCGGAGAAGCTTACCGATCGAAAGCGGCGATCGGTCGTGGAAGCTGCGGTGAAGGAGTTTCAGCGGCGGGGGTTTGATAACACCAGCATGGACCAGATCGCTGCCACCGCCGGGGTGTCCAAGCGGACGGTGTACAACCATTTTTCCGGCAAAGAAGATTTGTTCGCGGTCATCATCGAGCGGATCGCCGAGCTTGCCGATGTGATTCCCGAATTCGAGTTCGAATCAAAGAAGTCGGCCGAATCGCAATTGCGGGCCATCGGTGACAACATCTTTGCGGCGATCGGGGAACCCGAGTTCCAAGATCTGGCGCGGGTGGTGCTGTCCCGGTTAATGAACGCTCCGCATGCCAGCGGTGCATTGGAGAAGACGACCAACGCGATCACGATGCAGCTGACGCAGTGGTTCGCCGATGCAAAGAACGCGGGAATGTTGAACGTCCCGCGTCCCAAGGTGGCCAGTTCGCAGTTCATCGGAATGTTGATGGAATACGAATTCTGGCCCCGTTTGATCGGCGTCAACAAACAGGTGCATCAAGTCAGTCCGAAGACGTATGTTCGTGACTGCGCGCGAGTGATCGCGAATGCCTACGGCCCGGAATCGTAA
- a CDS encoding leucyl aminopeptidase, giving the protein MPNSLPLPTPKLNAVSDLDGRCDCLVVGVISGTDAMRQTPSVSATQRQLIDDWIGRGEISGKCGEVFMVTTGDADVPLIMTIGTGAKQQRSDGFDLAATAIRKLTKRQRQRVVIDAASLAAPENVDAVVAGALAGCETQGIYQQGDTPQFYVPTQIDFLGTGQRQVATGKIIGDAVNRCRRLVNEPAGILYPESFAARAQSFGGEVGLEVEVWDEHRLESEGCRAILAVGQGSARRPRLVILRHNGAADPNEAPIALVGKGVTFDSGGLSLKPSEGMVDMKCDMAGAATVASVMRAVAQLKIPRNVIGFCGLAENMVSGSSYKLGDVIETRQGTTIEILNTDAEGRVVLADTLDVAVGHQPQAMVDLATLTGACMVALGREVTGLMSNRDDLCGEVRVAADAEGEPAWQLPMFSLYDEKIKSKVADIKNVGEGRWGGAITAAKLLEQFVGDTPWVHMDIAGPAFADSPLPHRDAGATGAMVRTLLRWIQSR; this is encoded by the coding sequence ATGCCCAACAGCCTTCCGTTGCCCACGCCCAAATTGAACGCCGTTTCTGACCTTGATGGTCGCTGCGATTGCCTGGTCGTCGGTGTCATATCGGGCACCGATGCCATGCGGCAGACGCCTAGCGTTTCGGCGACGCAGCGGCAACTGATCGACGACTGGATCGGGCGAGGTGAAATCAGCGGCAAATGCGGCGAAGTGTTCATGGTCACCACCGGCGATGCCGATGTGCCGCTGATCATGACCATCGGAACGGGTGCCAAGCAACAGCGGTCCGATGGATTCGATCTGGCTGCAACGGCAATTCGCAAACTGACCAAACGTCAGCGTCAACGCGTGGTGATCGACGCCGCAAGCTTGGCCGCCCCCGAAAACGTCGATGCCGTGGTTGCCGGTGCTTTGGCCGGGTGTGAAACGCAGGGCATCTATCAACAGGGTGACACGCCCCAATTCTATGTCCCGACACAGATCGACTTCTTGGGTACCGGTCAACGACAAGTGGCCACGGGAAAGATCATCGGGGACGCCGTCAATCGGTGCCGACGTTTGGTCAATGAACCGGCGGGCATCCTGTATCCCGAAAGCTTCGCCGCTCGGGCACAATCGTTCGGCGGCGAGGTCGGGCTTGAGGTCGAAGTCTGGGACGAACACCGTTTGGAATCCGAAGGCTGTCGTGCGATCTTGGCCGTCGGCCAGGGTTCCGCACGCCGACCGCGACTGGTCATTCTTCGGCACAACGGGGCCGCCGACCCCAATGAGGCGCCGATCGCACTGGTCGGCAAAGGCGTCACGTTTGACAGCGGCGGTCTGTCGCTGAAACCCAGCGAAGGCATGGTCGACATGAAGTGCGACATGGCCGGTGCGGCCACGGTTGCCAGCGTGATGCGCGCAGTGGCCCAACTGAAAATCCCACGGAACGTCATCGGGTTTTGCGGGTTGGCCGAAAACATGGTCAGCGGGTCCAGCTACAAACTGGGCGACGTGATCGAAACGCGGCAAGGCACGACCATTGAAATCTTGAACACCGATGCCGAAGGTCGTGTCGTGTTGGCCGACACGTTGGATGTCGCGGTCGGACACCAACCACAAGCGATGGTCGATCTGGCGACCCTGACCGGTGCCTGTATGGTCGCATTGGGGCGTGAAGTCACCGGCCTGATGAGCAACCGGGATGACCTGTGCGGCGAAGTTCGTGTGGCGGCGGATGCCGAAGGCGAACCCGCCTGGCAATTGCCCATGTTTTCGCTGTACGACGAGAAGATCAAAAGCAAAGTCGCGGACATCAAGAATGTCGGCGAAGGACGCTGGGGCGGTGCTATCACGGCGGCCAAACTGCTGGAACAATTTGTCGGCGATACCCCGTGGGTTCACATGGACATCGCCGGCCCGGCATTCGCCGATTCGCCGCTGCCCCATCGCGATGCCGGAGCAACCGGGGCGATGGTCCGAACGCTGTTGCGCTGGATCCAATCACGCTGA
- a CDS encoding UbiD family decarboxylase: protein MKHRSTRDVVDDLRAGGRLIEIDDPVDPHLEAAEIQRRVYANGGPAILFQRLVGTEFPAVSNLFGSLDQARYLFRSTLESVRRLIEMKVDPSALPKRPLRYAGVPVTALRMLPRKVRRGAVMGHQTALSKLPPIKCWPDDGGAFVTLPQVLSSDPDQPNHLMKINLGMYRVQLNGNDYETDRETGLHYQIHRGIGVHHRRALDLGQPLKVVITVGGSPAMSLAAVMPLPEGLTELTFAGALAGRRIRMIVGDHAPVYADADFAIVGTIDPGRTKPEGPFGDHLGYYSLRHDYPVLRVQHVWHRNDAIWPFTVVGRPPQEDTTFGQLIHELTDPIIPTVIPGVKAVHAVDAAGVHPLLLAIGSERYMPYMERSEPQELLTQANAILGNGQLSLAKYLWITDDPDQTLEIHDIASFMNHMLCRVDWRRDLHFQTKTTIDTLDYSGHGFNQGSKVVVAATGAPVRTLGTEVPADLKLPDGFSDPRIVIPGVLAICGPRHGVDSAADDLRRLCESLAGGPGGQPDESLRDWPLITVVDDSDFAAKTIDNWLWLTFTRSNPAVDIAGVGAAIVHKHWGCVGPLVIDARSKDFHAPPLIEDPQVTAKVDARATRGGPLARYL, encoded by the coding sequence GTGAAGCATCGAAGTACCCGTGACGTTGTAGACGACCTTCGTGCCGGCGGTCGGTTGATCGAGATCGACGATCCGGTGGATCCCCATTTGGAGGCTGCGGAGATCCAGCGCCGCGTCTATGCCAACGGGGGTCCCGCGATCCTGTTTCAGCGTTTGGTGGGGACTGAGTTTCCTGCGGTTTCGAATCTGTTCGGTTCCTTGGACCAGGCACGCTATCTGTTTCGCAGCACGCTGGAATCGGTTCGCCGGCTGATTGAAATGAAGGTGGATCCGTCCGCGTTGCCCAAACGGCCGCTACGTTACGCCGGTGTTCCCGTGACGGCTTTGCGAATGTTGCCTCGTAAGGTCCGCCGTGGCGCGGTGATGGGACACCAAACGGCATTGTCCAAATTGCCGCCGATCAAATGCTGGCCCGATGACGGTGGTGCCTTTGTAACGCTGCCACAGGTCCTAAGCAGTGATCCGGATCAACCGAATCATCTGATGAAGATCAATCTGGGAATGTATCGGGTCCAGCTGAACGGCAACGATTACGAAACGGATCGTGAAACCGGATTGCATTATCAGATCCATCGCGGCATCGGGGTGCACCACCGCCGTGCGCTCGACCTGGGCCAACCGTTAAAGGTCGTGATCACCGTCGGCGGCAGCCCGGCGATGTCTTTGGCGGCGGTGATGCCATTGCCCGAAGGATTGACGGAACTGACGTTTGCCGGGGCGCTTGCCGGTCGCCGGATTCGCATGATCGTGGGTGATCACGCACCAGTTTATGCCGATGCTGATTTTGCGATTGTGGGAACGATTGATCCCGGTCGCACCAAACCCGAAGGCCCCTTTGGAGACCACTTGGGCTATTACAGTTTGCGGCACGATTACCCAGTGCTTCGTGTCCAGCACGTCTGGCACCGCAATGACGCCATCTGGCCTTTCACCGTGGTCGGGCGTCCGCCTCAGGAAGACACCACGTTTGGTCAGCTGATTCACGAATTGACCGATCCGATCATCCCCACGGTCATTCCGGGGGTAAAGGCGGTTCACGCGGTCGATGCGGCCGGCGTCCATCCGCTGTTGTTGGCCATCGGCAGCGAACGTTACATGCCCTACATGGAACGAAGCGAGCCTCAGGAATTACTGACCCAGGCGAATGCCATTTTGGGCAATGGTCAGTTGTCGTTGGCCAAATACTTATGGATTACCGACGATCCCGATCAGACGTTGGAAATTCACGACATCGCATCGTTCATGAATCACATGTTGTGCCGCGTTGATTGGCGTCGTGACTTGCACTTCCAAACCAAGACCACGATCGACACGCTGGATTACAGCGGTCATGGATTCAATCAAGGTTCCAAAGTCGTCGTTGCTGCGACGGGGGCTCCGGTGCGAACGCTTGGAACGGAGGTTCCCGCGGACCTGAAACTACCTGATGGGTTTTCGGATCCTCGGATTGTTATACCGGGCGTGCTGGCGATTTGCGGTCCGCGACATGGTGTGGACTCGGCGGCCGACGATCTGCGGCGGCTGTGCGAAAGTTTGGCTGGCGGCCCAGGCGGACAGCCCGACGAATCGCTGCGTGACTGGCCGCTGATCACCGTCGTCGACGATTCGGATTTCGCCGCAAAGACGATCGACAACTGGCTTTGGCTGACGTTCACCCGCAGCAATCCCGCGGTCGACATCGCCGGGGTCGGCGCCGCGATCGTTCACAAGCATTGGGGGTGCGTGGGGCCATTGGTGATCGATGCCCGAAGCAAAGACTTTCACGCACCGCCGCTGATCGAAGATCCCCAGGTGACGGCCAAGGTGGACGCGCGGGCGACTCGTGGCGGACCGCTGGCACGTTACTTGTAA
- a CDS encoding efflux RND transporter periplasmic adaptor subunit — protein sequence MHGNLGPRWAIATVFVLAALGCEEPPSLPTEKTPLPVSVMTLTRSTPDVSFAASGTVKSWKTESIGFEIPGRVQWVLEPGQNISGHVEDADGNVIAEGTPLAKIDPARYEVAVASAEADLEVAKLQEEIAEIRLKETLPADIRSAEADSKLADDEFKRASQLRRQSAIAEAEYDAAANRVAQEKARLSSLNSTLKQASAELRSAKANVQRAQQALADARRDLKNTVLYGGYRGQISEVDVVPGSVVSAGSPVLKLQMMDPIKIEIEVSAEQSRRLRRRQQVPVTFTDTSGKPQTVFGLVYVIDPSADPATRTFTVTLLVLNSQYRDPLPKGIQGKHVARTQDVWPLDVNSIIGVEPGTHLVEEQAIETVDGQHFVYLMTNAVKGQSIPDIVKLQRREVEMLPLRIPYLGNWVFRQVRFVETPPGPDSLLAGALEFPDEDRDQWNGCNLVFDAGPQWMLRPGDLVSVNLSTRKAEDGFFVPLDCIHEESGTTSLFVLHREGDQEIAHRVKVNVILPDHVEAGTMVQVQAIEPESITAGDQIIVGGVHYLNDGQVVTVRKGESW from the coding sequence ATGCATGGAAATCTTGGGCCCCGGTGGGCAATCGCGACGGTCTTTGTGTTGGCGGCCCTGGGCTGTGAAGAACCGCCATCCCTGCCGACCGAGAAAACGCCCCTGCCGGTCAGCGTCATGACGCTGACGCGGAGCACGCCGGATGTTTCTTTTGCCGCATCCGGCACCGTAAAGTCTTGGAAAACAGAATCCATCGGCTTTGAGATTCCCGGTCGGGTCCAGTGGGTGCTGGAGCCCGGCCAGAACATTTCCGGTCACGTCGAAGACGCCGACGGCAACGTGATCGCCGAAGGCACGCCGCTAGCAAAGATCGATCCGGCCCGATATGAGGTCGCCGTTGCGTCGGCGGAAGCCGATTTAGAAGTCGCCAAACTTCAGGAGGAGATCGCGGAGATCCGTTTGAAGGAAACGTTGCCCGCGGACATCCGATCGGCCGAAGCGGATTCGAAGCTTGCCGACGATGAATTCAAACGGGCATCCCAGCTGCGACGCCAAAGCGCGATCGCCGAAGCCGAATACGACGCAGCCGCCAATCGGGTCGCCCAAGAAAAAGCGAGGCTGTCGTCGCTGAATTCGACACTGAAACAGGCGTCGGCTGAACTGCGATCGGCCAAAGCCAACGTCCAACGTGCCCAGCAAGCATTGGCCGATGCACGTCGTGATTTGAAAAACACCGTTCTATACGGCGGATACCGAGGGCAAATTTCCGAAGTCGACGTTGTCCCAGGCAGCGTTGTCAGTGCGGGATCCCCGGTTCTGAAACTCCAGATGATGGACCCGATCAAAATTGAAATTGAGGTGTCCGCCGAACAGTCACGACGTCTGCGGCGCCGGCAACAGGTGCCCGTGACGTTTACCGACACGTCGGGAAAGCCACAAACCGTTTTTGGTCTGGTGTATGTCATCGATCCCAGTGCGGATCCGGCCACACGTACGTTCACGGTCACGTTGTTGGTCCTGAACTCGCAATACCGCGATCCGCTGCCGAAGGGAATCCAAGGCAAACATGTCGCCCGCACACAAGACGTCTGGCCGCTGGACGTGAATTCGATCATCGGTGTCGAACCGGGGACTCATCTGGTCGAAGAACAGGCGATCGAAACCGTTGATGGGCAACACTTTGTGTACCTGATGACCAATGCGGTCAAAGGCCAGTCGATCCCGGACATTGTCAAACTGCAGCGTCGAGAAGTCGAAATGCTGCCACTGCGGATCCCCTACCTGGGCAACTGGGTGTTTCGCCAAGTGCGTTTTGTGGAAACGCCACCTGGGCCCGACAGTTTGTTGGCCGGCGCACTGGAATTCCCCGACGAAGACAGAGATCAATGGAACGGCTGCAATTTGGTGTTTGACGCCGGTCCCCAGTGGATGCTGCGTCCGGGCGATCTGGTCAGTGTGAACCTGTCGACTCGCAAAGCCGAGGACGGATTTTTCGTTCCGCTGGACTGTATCCACGAAGAATCCGGCACCACGTCGCTGTTCGTTCTACATCGCGAAGGGGACCAGGAGATCGCTCACCGCGTGAAGGTCAACGTGATTTTGCCCGATCACGTCGAAGCGGGGACGATGGTGCAAGTACAAGCGATTGAACCGGAGTCCATCACCGCAGGGGATCAAATCATTGTCGGAGGCGTCCACTATCTGAATGACGGCCAGGTGGTCACGGTTCGTAAAGGAGAATCGTGGTGA